One Miscanthus floridulus cultivar M001 chromosome 11, ASM1932011v1, whole genome shotgun sequence DNA window includes the following coding sequences:
- the LOC136494193 gene encoding subtilisin-like protease SBT2.5 isoform X2: MYQVYMVVMEDDPVISYKVNHKHVMRGEEAQKYKRVATTKHDSFLDSFLPVGSYKKLYSYTHLINGFALHAESEKIVRILSDAKGVRLIQEDIKMAKMTTHTPSYIGASAVWPLLGGAENSGDGVVIGMIDTGIDPKNPSFATSNTSSQAKPPPASFKGICRTGNRFPPDSCSGKIVGARWFARAAQATGEFNATIHYESPYDPDGHGSHTASIAAGNFHTPLISRGYNFGYASGVAPGARLAIYKAAYPFGGYMSDVIAAVDQAVEDGVNVISLSMAPSSVSPGPASFLNLLEAQLLLATKAGVSVVQAVGNAGPDANTVVSFSPWILSVAASTTDRKYRKSIIIGNGKVFSCGTLSAPTPGETMYPLAWADDVVNENSSDGSVNCQDPKIFIRPLVQGKVIICMFDSSSYYEDDPDLAGIIETIERIGAAGVIVTDRSSGDVDIDYEPTFPTTVPSAIVLRGSDMRALFRYYNNNTVRDEHGNVVSFGATVRITEGRRASYSGEAPVVADYSSRGPDVENAQMQPAEVLKPNVMAPGNLIWGAWSPTSNALPEIQGEKYALLSGTSMAAPHVAGVAALIKQRHPTWSPAMVMSAIMTTADVTDRSGRPLTARSDDGSVDPATPFDMGAGAVNAARALDPGLVLDAGYSDYLRFLCAVPGVDNAAVLRAVGGPCPPPPPRAGAGAGAARWCSDLNAASVTVASLLGSRRVDRRVTSVGAQNETYMTYVRAPGGVAVRVSPSQFAIAPGAARTLRIVLNTTAPGNAFSFGEVVLKGDKKHRVRIPLAVYPAAALSP; this comes from the exons ATGTATCAG GTTTATATGGTGGTGATGGAGGATGACCCAGTCATTTCTTACAAAGTGAACCACAAGCATGTAAT GAGAGGCGAGGAAGCTCAGAAGTACAAACGGGTGGCCACAACAAAGCATGACAGCTTCCTGGACTCATTTCTCCCAGTGGGATCTTACAAGAAACTATACAGTTACACGCACTTGATTAATGGATTTGCTCTCCATGCTGAATCTGAGAAG ATAGTTAGAATTCTTAGTGATGCAAAAGGAGTTAGACTTATCCAAGAAGACATCAAAATGGCCAAGATGACCACACATACACCAAGTTACATTGGAGCTAGTGCAGTCTGGCCGCTCCTGGGTGGTGCTGAGAATTCCGGTGATGGGGTGGTGATTGGCATGATTGATACTGGGATCGACCCTAAGAACCCAAGCTTTGCTACCAGCAACACGTCAAGCCAAGCGAAACCACCACCGGCTAGTTTCAAAGGAATATGTCGTACTGGGAATAGATTTCCTCCAGATTCATGCAGTGGTAAGATAGTGGGAGCTAGGTGGTTTGCACGTGCTGCCCAAGCGACTGGGGAGTTCAATGCTACAATTCACTATGAATCTCCTTATGATCCAGATGGTCATGGCAG CCACACCGCATCGATTGCAGCTGGGAATTTCCATACGCCACTAATATCCAGAGGCTACAACTTTGGGTATGCAAGCGGCGTGGCCCCTGGAGCTCG TCTTGCAATCTACAAAGCTGCCTATCCTTTCGGTGGATACATGTCAGATGTGATTGCTGCAGTCGACCAG GCAGTAGAGGATGGGGTCAATGTTATAAGTCTTTCTATGGCTCCTTCTTCAGTTTCACCTGGGCCAGCATCTTTCCTCAATTTGCTTGAGGCACAACTGCTCCTTGCCACAAAGGCTGGAGTGTCAGTTGTTCAGGCCGTTGGCAATGCAGGACCCGATGCAAACACGGTCGTCTCTTTCAGCCCATGGATATTAAGTGTTGCTGCTTCAACGACAGACCGGAAGTATAGAAAATCAATCATAATTGGCAATGGGAAAGTATTTTCTTGCGGCACCCTTTCAG CACCAACACCAGGTGAAACAATGTACCCACTAGCATGGGCTGATGATGTGGTCAATGAGAATTCATCCGATGGGTCTGTCAACTGCCAAGATCCAAAGATCTTCATCAGACCTCTTGTCCAGGGAAAGGTGATTATTTGCATGTTCGACTCATCAAGCTACTATGAAGACGACCCTGACCTTGCTGGTATTATCGAAACGATTGAGAGAATTGGAGCTGCTGGAGTCATCGTCACCGATCGTTCTTCGGGTGACGTCGACATTGATTATGAGCCTACATTTCCCACGACAGTCCCTTCTGCCATAGTTCTGAGGGGTTCCGACATGCGA GCTCTATTTAGGTACTATAACAACAACACGGTTCGAGATGAACACGGAAACGTGGTCAGCTTCGGAGCGACTGTACGGATTACTGAGGGACGGCGTGCAAGCTATTCGGGAGAAGCACCAGTGGTGGCCGACTACTCCTCGAGGGGACCGGACGTGGAGAACGCACAGATGCAGCCGGCGGAGGTGCTGAAACCGAACGTCATGGCGCCAGGGAATCTCATATGGGGAGCATGGAGCCCGACGAGCAACGCGCTTCCAGAGATCCAGGGCGAGAAGTACGCGCTGCTGTCCGGCACAAGCATGGCCGCCCCGCACGTCGCCGGGGTGGCGGCCCTGATCAAGCAGAGGCACCCGACGTGGAGCCCCGCCATGGTCATGTCGGCGATCATGACGACCGCGGACGTGACCGACCGCTCGGGCCGGCCGCTGACGGCGAGGAGCGACGACGGCTCTGTGGACCCCGCGACGCCGTTCGACATGGGCGCGGGCGCCGTGAACGCGGCGCGCGCGCTGGACCCCGGCCTGGTGTTAGACGCCGGGTACAGCGACTACCTCCGGTTCCTGTGCGCGGTGCCCGGGGTGGACAACGCCGCTGTGCTGCGCGCGGTGGGCGGGCCGTGCCCTCCTCCCCCGCCgcgtgcgggggcgggggcgggggcggcgcggTGGTGCTCGGACCTGAACGCGGCGAGCGTGACGGTGGCGAGCCTGCTGGGGTCGCGGCGCGTGGACCGGCGGGTGACGAGCGTGGGCGCGCAGAACGAGACGTACATGACGTACGTGCGCGCGCCCGGCGGCGTGGCGGTGCGGGTGTCGCCGTCGCAGTTCGCCATCGCGCCCGGCGCGGCGCGGACGCTGCGGATCGTGCTCAACACCACCGCGCCGGGGAACGCGTTCAGCTTCGGGGAGGTGGTGCTCAAGGGCGACAAGAAGCACCGCGTCCGGATCCCCCTCGCCGTCTACCCCGCCGCGGCACTGAGCCCATGA
- the LOC136494193 gene encoding subtilisin-like protease SBT2.5 isoform X4, producing MDLLSMLNLRSDAKGVRLIQEDIKMAKMTTHTPSYIGASAVWPLLGGAENSGDGVVIGMIDTGIDPKNPSFATSNTSSQAKPPPASFKGICRTGNRFPPDSCSGKIVGARWFARAAQATGEFNATIHYESPYDPDGHGSHTASIAAGNFHTPLISRGYNFGYASGVAPGARLAIYKAAYPFGGYMSDVIAAVDQAVEDGVNVISLSMAPSSVSPGPASFLNLLEAQLLLATKAGVSVVQAVGNAGPDANTVVSFSPWILSVAASTTDRKYRKSIIIGNGKVFSCGTLSAPTPGETMYPLAWADDVVNENSSDGSVNCQDPKIFIRPLVQGKVIICMFDSSSYYEDDPDLAGIIETIERIGAAGVIVTDRSSGDVDIDYEPTFPTTVPSAIVLRGSDMRALFRYYNNNTVRDEHGNVVSFGATVRITEGRRASYSGEAPVVADYSSRGPDVENAQMQPAEVLKPNVMAPGNLIWGAWSPTSNALPEIQGEKYALLSGTSMAAPHVAGVAALIKQRHPTWSPAMVMSAIMTTADVTDRSGRPLTARSDDGSVDPATPFDMGAGAVNAARALDPGLVLDAGYSDYLRFLCAVPGVDNAAVLRAVGGPCPPPPPRAGAGAGAARWCSDLNAASVTVASLLGSRRVDRRVTSVGAQNETYMTYVRAPGGVAVRVSPSQFAIAPGAARTLRIVLNTTAPGNAFSFGEVVLKGDKKHRVRIPLAVYPAAALSP from the exons ATGGATTTGCTCTCCATGCTGAATCTGAGAAG TGATGCAAAAGGAGTTAGACTTATCCAAGAAGACATCAAAATGGCCAAGATGACCACACATACACCAAGTTACATTGGAGCTAGTGCAGTCTGGCCGCTCCTGGGTGGTGCTGAGAATTCCGGTGATGGGGTGGTGATTGGCATGATTGATACTGGGATCGACCCTAAGAACCCAAGCTTTGCTACCAGCAACACGTCAAGCCAAGCGAAACCACCACCGGCTAGTTTCAAAGGAATATGTCGTACTGGGAATAGATTTCCTCCAGATTCATGCAGTGGTAAGATAGTGGGAGCTAGGTGGTTTGCACGTGCTGCCCAAGCGACTGGGGAGTTCAATGCTACAATTCACTATGAATCTCCTTATGATCCAGATGGTCATGGCAG CCACACCGCATCGATTGCAGCTGGGAATTTCCATACGCCACTAATATCCAGAGGCTACAACTTTGGGTATGCAAGCGGCGTGGCCCCTGGAGCTCG TCTTGCAATCTACAAAGCTGCCTATCCTTTCGGTGGATACATGTCAGATGTGATTGCTGCAGTCGACCAG GCAGTAGAGGATGGGGTCAATGTTATAAGTCTTTCTATGGCTCCTTCTTCAGTTTCACCTGGGCCAGCATCTTTCCTCAATTTGCTTGAGGCACAACTGCTCCTTGCCACAAAGGCTGGAGTGTCAGTTGTTCAGGCCGTTGGCAATGCAGGACCCGATGCAAACACGGTCGTCTCTTTCAGCCCATGGATATTAAGTGTTGCTGCTTCAACGACAGACCGGAAGTATAGAAAATCAATCATAATTGGCAATGGGAAAGTATTTTCTTGCGGCACCCTTTCAG CACCAACACCAGGTGAAACAATGTACCCACTAGCATGGGCTGATGATGTGGTCAATGAGAATTCATCCGATGGGTCTGTCAACTGCCAAGATCCAAAGATCTTCATCAGACCTCTTGTCCAGGGAAAGGTGATTATTTGCATGTTCGACTCATCAAGCTACTATGAAGACGACCCTGACCTTGCTGGTATTATCGAAACGATTGAGAGAATTGGAGCTGCTGGAGTCATCGTCACCGATCGTTCTTCGGGTGACGTCGACATTGATTATGAGCCTACATTTCCCACGACAGTCCCTTCTGCCATAGTTCTGAGGGGTTCCGACATGCGA GCTCTATTTAGGTACTATAACAACAACACGGTTCGAGATGAACACGGAAACGTGGTCAGCTTCGGAGCGACTGTACGGATTACTGAGGGACGGCGTGCAAGCTATTCGGGAGAAGCACCAGTGGTGGCCGACTACTCCTCGAGGGGACCGGACGTGGAGAACGCACAGATGCAGCCGGCGGAGGTGCTGAAACCGAACGTCATGGCGCCAGGGAATCTCATATGGGGAGCATGGAGCCCGACGAGCAACGCGCTTCCAGAGATCCAGGGCGAGAAGTACGCGCTGCTGTCCGGCACAAGCATGGCCGCCCCGCACGTCGCCGGGGTGGCGGCCCTGATCAAGCAGAGGCACCCGACGTGGAGCCCCGCCATGGTCATGTCGGCGATCATGACGACCGCGGACGTGACCGACCGCTCGGGCCGGCCGCTGACGGCGAGGAGCGACGACGGCTCTGTGGACCCCGCGACGCCGTTCGACATGGGCGCGGGCGCCGTGAACGCGGCGCGCGCGCTGGACCCCGGCCTGGTGTTAGACGCCGGGTACAGCGACTACCTCCGGTTCCTGTGCGCGGTGCCCGGGGTGGACAACGCCGCTGTGCTGCGCGCGGTGGGCGGGCCGTGCCCTCCTCCCCCGCCgcgtgcgggggcgggggcgggggcggcgcggTGGTGCTCGGACCTGAACGCGGCGAGCGTGACGGTGGCGAGCCTGCTGGGGTCGCGGCGCGTGGACCGGCGGGTGACGAGCGTGGGCGCGCAGAACGAGACGTACATGACGTACGTGCGCGCGCCCGGCGGCGTGGCGGTGCGGGTGTCGCCGTCGCAGTTCGCCATCGCGCCCGGCGCGGCGCGGACGCTGCGGATCGTGCTCAACACCACCGCGCCGGGGAACGCGTTCAGCTTCGGGGAGGTGGTGCTCAAGGGCGACAAGAAGCACCGCGTCCGGATCCCCCTCGCCGTCTACCCCGCCGCGGCACTGAGCCCATGA
- the LOC136494193 gene encoding subtilisin-like protease SBT2.5 isoform X3, whose translation MRGEEAQKYKRVATTKHDSFLDSFLPVGSYKKLYSYTHLINGFALHAESEKIVRILSDAKGVRLIQEDIKMAKMTTHTPSYIGASAVWPLLGGAENSGDGVVIGMIDTGIDPKNPSFATSNTSSQAKPPPASFKGICRTGNRFPPDSCSGKIVGARWFARAAQATGEFNATIHYESPYDPDGHGSHTASIAAGNFHTPLISRGYNFGYASGVAPGARLAIYKAAYPFGGYMSDVIAAVDQAVEDGVNVISLSMAPSSVSPGPASFLNLLEAQLLLATKAGVSVVQAVGNAGPDANTVVSFSPWILSVAASTTDRKYRKSIIIGNGKVFSCGTLSAPTPGETMYPLAWADDVVNENSSDGSVNCQDPKIFIRPLVQGKVIICMFDSSSYYEDDPDLAGIIETIERIGAAGVIVTDRSSGDVDIDYEPTFPTTVPSAIVLRGSDMRALFRYYNNNTVRDEHGNVVSFGATVRITEGRRASYSGEAPVVADYSSRGPDVENAQMQPAEVLKPNVMAPGNLIWGAWSPTSNALPEIQGEKYALLSGTSMAAPHVAGVAALIKQRHPTWSPAMVMSAIMTTADVTDRSGRPLTARSDDGSVDPATPFDMGAGAVNAARALDPGLVLDAGYSDYLRFLCAVPGVDNAAVLRAVGGPCPPPPPRAGAGAGAARWCSDLNAASVTVASLLGSRRVDRRVTSVGAQNETYMTYVRAPGGVAVRVSPSQFAIAPGAARTLRIVLNTTAPGNAFSFGEVVLKGDKKHRVRIPLAVYPAAALSP comes from the exons AT GAGAGGCGAGGAAGCTCAGAAGTACAAACGGGTGGCCACAACAAAGCATGACAGCTTCCTGGACTCATTTCTCCCAGTGGGATCTTACAAGAAACTATACAGTTACACGCACTTGATTAATGGATTTGCTCTCCATGCTGAATCTGAGAAG ATAGTTAGAATTCTTAGTGATGCAAAAGGAGTTAGACTTATCCAAGAAGACATCAAAATGGCCAAGATGACCACACATACACCAAGTTACATTGGAGCTAGTGCAGTCTGGCCGCTCCTGGGTGGTGCTGAGAATTCCGGTGATGGGGTGGTGATTGGCATGATTGATACTGGGATCGACCCTAAGAACCCAAGCTTTGCTACCAGCAACACGTCAAGCCAAGCGAAACCACCACCGGCTAGTTTCAAAGGAATATGTCGTACTGGGAATAGATTTCCTCCAGATTCATGCAGTGGTAAGATAGTGGGAGCTAGGTGGTTTGCACGTGCTGCCCAAGCGACTGGGGAGTTCAATGCTACAATTCACTATGAATCTCCTTATGATCCAGATGGTCATGGCAG CCACACCGCATCGATTGCAGCTGGGAATTTCCATACGCCACTAATATCCAGAGGCTACAACTTTGGGTATGCAAGCGGCGTGGCCCCTGGAGCTCG TCTTGCAATCTACAAAGCTGCCTATCCTTTCGGTGGATACATGTCAGATGTGATTGCTGCAGTCGACCAG GCAGTAGAGGATGGGGTCAATGTTATAAGTCTTTCTATGGCTCCTTCTTCAGTTTCACCTGGGCCAGCATCTTTCCTCAATTTGCTTGAGGCACAACTGCTCCTTGCCACAAAGGCTGGAGTGTCAGTTGTTCAGGCCGTTGGCAATGCAGGACCCGATGCAAACACGGTCGTCTCTTTCAGCCCATGGATATTAAGTGTTGCTGCTTCAACGACAGACCGGAAGTATAGAAAATCAATCATAATTGGCAATGGGAAAGTATTTTCTTGCGGCACCCTTTCAG CACCAACACCAGGTGAAACAATGTACCCACTAGCATGGGCTGATGATGTGGTCAATGAGAATTCATCCGATGGGTCTGTCAACTGCCAAGATCCAAAGATCTTCATCAGACCTCTTGTCCAGGGAAAGGTGATTATTTGCATGTTCGACTCATCAAGCTACTATGAAGACGACCCTGACCTTGCTGGTATTATCGAAACGATTGAGAGAATTGGAGCTGCTGGAGTCATCGTCACCGATCGTTCTTCGGGTGACGTCGACATTGATTATGAGCCTACATTTCCCACGACAGTCCCTTCTGCCATAGTTCTGAGGGGTTCCGACATGCGA GCTCTATTTAGGTACTATAACAACAACACGGTTCGAGATGAACACGGAAACGTGGTCAGCTTCGGAGCGACTGTACGGATTACTGAGGGACGGCGTGCAAGCTATTCGGGAGAAGCACCAGTGGTGGCCGACTACTCCTCGAGGGGACCGGACGTGGAGAACGCACAGATGCAGCCGGCGGAGGTGCTGAAACCGAACGTCATGGCGCCAGGGAATCTCATATGGGGAGCATGGAGCCCGACGAGCAACGCGCTTCCAGAGATCCAGGGCGAGAAGTACGCGCTGCTGTCCGGCACAAGCATGGCCGCCCCGCACGTCGCCGGGGTGGCGGCCCTGATCAAGCAGAGGCACCCGACGTGGAGCCCCGCCATGGTCATGTCGGCGATCATGACGACCGCGGACGTGACCGACCGCTCGGGCCGGCCGCTGACGGCGAGGAGCGACGACGGCTCTGTGGACCCCGCGACGCCGTTCGACATGGGCGCGGGCGCCGTGAACGCGGCGCGCGCGCTGGACCCCGGCCTGGTGTTAGACGCCGGGTACAGCGACTACCTCCGGTTCCTGTGCGCGGTGCCCGGGGTGGACAACGCCGCTGTGCTGCGCGCGGTGGGCGGGCCGTGCCCTCCTCCCCCGCCgcgtgcgggggcgggggcgggggcggcgcggTGGTGCTCGGACCTGAACGCGGCGAGCGTGACGGTGGCGAGCCTGCTGGGGTCGCGGCGCGTGGACCGGCGGGTGACGAGCGTGGGCGCGCAGAACGAGACGTACATGACGTACGTGCGCGCGCCCGGCGGCGTGGCGGTGCGGGTGTCGCCGTCGCAGTTCGCCATCGCGCCCGGCGCGGCGCGGACGCTGCGGATCGTGCTCAACACCACCGCGCCGGGGAACGCGTTCAGCTTCGGGGAGGTGGTGCTCAAGGGCGACAAGAAGCACCGCGTCCGGATCCCCCTCGCCGTCTACCCCGCCGCGGCACTGAGCCCATGA
- the LOC136494193 gene encoding subtilisin-like protease SBT2.5 isoform X1, which yields MAFLKPSLVFCSVLTFLSLNCGPSNVFAKVYMVVMEDDPVISYKVNHKHVMRGEEAQKYKRVATTKHDSFLDSFLPVGSYKKLYSYTHLINGFALHAESEKIVRILSDAKGVRLIQEDIKMAKMTTHTPSYIGASAVWPLLGGAENSGDGVVIGMIDTGIDPKNPSFATSNTSSQAKPPPASFKGICRTGNRFPPDSCSGKIVGARWFARAAQATGEFNATIHYESPYDPDGHGSHTASIAAGNFHTPLISRGYNFGYASGVAPGARLAIYKAAYPFGGYMSDVIAAVDQAVEDGVNVISLSMAPSSVSPGPASFLNLLEAQLLLATKAGVSVVQAVGNAGPDANTVVSFSPWILSVAASTTDRKYRKSIIIGNGKVFSCGTLSAPTPGETMYPLAWADDVVNENSSDGSVNCQDPKIFIRPLVQGKVIICMFDSSSYYEDDPDLAGIIETIERIGAAGVIVTDRSSGDVDIDYEPTFPTTVPSAIVLRGSDMRALFRYYNNNTVRDEHGNVVSFGATVRITEGRRASYSGEAPVVADYSSRGPDVENAQMQPAEVLKPNVMAPGNLIWGAWSPTSNALPEIQGEKYALLSGTSMAAPHVAGVAALIKQRHPTWSPAMVMSAIMTTADVTDRSGRPLTARSDDGSVDPATPFDMGAGAVNAARALDPGLVLDAGYSDYLRFLCAVPGVDNAAVLRAVGGPCPPPPPRAGAGAGAARWCSDLNAASVTVASLLGSRRVDRRVTSVGAQNETYMTYVRAPGGVAVRVSPSQFAIAPGAARTLRIVLNTTAPGNAFSFGEVVLKGDKKHRVRIPLAVYPAAALSP from the exons ATGGCTTTTCTCAAGCCATCTCTAGTGTTCTGCTCTGTTCTTACTTTTCTGAGCTTGAACTGTGGTCCATCTAATGTATTTGCCAAGGTTTATATGGTGGTGATGGAGGATGACCCAGTCATTTCTTACAAAGTGAACCACAAGCATGTAAT GAGAGGCGAGGAAGCTCAGAAGTACAAACGGGTGGCCACAACAAAGCATGACAGCTTCCTGGACTCATTTCTCCCAGTGGGATCTTACAAGAAACTATACAGTTACACGCACTTGATTAATGGATTTGCTCTCCATGCTGAATCTGAGAAG ATAGTTAGAATTCTTAGTGATGCAAAAGGAGTTAGACTTATCCAAGAAGACATCAAAATGGCCAAGATGACCACACATACACCAAGTTACATTGGAGCTAGTGCAGTCTGGCCGCTCCTGGGTGGTGCTGAGAATTCCGGTGATGGGGTGGTGATTGGCATGATTGATACTGGGATCGACCCTAAGAACCCAAGCTTTGCTACCAGCAACACGTCAAGCCAAGCGAAACCACCACCGGCTAGTTTCAAAGGAATATGTCGTACTGGGAATAGATTTCCTCCAGATTCATGCAGTGGTAAGATAGTGGGAGCTAGGTGGTTTGCACGTGCTGCCCAAGCGACTGGGGAGTTCAATGCTACAATTCACTATGAATCTCCTTATGATCCAGATGGTCATGGCAG CCACACCGCATCGATTGCAGCTGGGAATTTCCATACGCCACTAATATCCAGAGGCTACAACTTTGGGTATGCAAGCGGCGTGGCCCCTGGAGCTCG TCTTGCAATCTACAAAGCTGCCTATCCTTTCGGTGGATACATGTCAGATGTGATTGCTGCAGTCGACCAG GCAGTAGAGGATGGGGTCAATGTTATAAGTCTTTCTATGGCTCCTTCTTCAGTTTCACCTGGGCCAGCATCTTTCCTCAATTTGCTTGAGGCACAACTGCTCCTTGCCACAAAGGCTGGAGTGTCAGTTGTTCAGGCCGTTGGCAATGCAGGACCCGATGCAAACACGGTCGTCTCTTTCAGCCCATGGATATTAAGTGTTGCTGCTTCAACGACAGACCGGAAGTATAGAAAATCAATCATAATTGGCAATGGGAAAGTATTTTCTTGCGGCACCCTTTCAG CACCAACACCAGGTGAAACAATGTACCCACTAGCATGGGCTGATGATGTGGTCAATGAGAATTCATCCGATGGGTCTGTCAACTGCCAAGATCCAAAGATCTTCATCAGACCTCTTGTCCAGGGAAAGGTGATTATTTGCATGTTCGACTCATCAAGCTACTATGAAGACGACCCTGACCTTGCTGGTATTATCGAAACGATTGAGAGAATTGGAGCTGCTGGAGTCATCGTCACCGATCGTTCTTCGGGTGACGTCGACATTGATTATGAGCCTACATTTCCCACGACAGTCCCTTCTGCCATAGTTCTGAGGGGTTCCGACATGCGA GCTCTATTTAGGTACTATAACAACAACACGGTTCGAGATGAACACGGAAACGTGGTCAGCTTCGGAGCGACTGTACGGATTACTGAGGGACGGCGTGCAAGCTATTCGGGAGAAGCACCAGTGGTGGCCGACTACTCCTCGAGGGGACCGGACGTGGAGAACGCACAGATGCAGCCGGCGGAGGTGCTGAAACCGAACGTCATGGCGCCAGGGAATCTCATATGGGGAGCATGGAGCCCGACGAGCAACGCGCTTCCAGAGATCCAGGGCGAGAAGTACGCGCTGCTGTCCGGCACAAGCATGGCCGCCCCGCACGTCGCCGGGGTGGCGGCCCTGATCAAGCAGAGGCACCCGACGTGGAGCCCCGCCATGGTCATGTCGGCGATCATGACGACCGCGGACGTGACCGACCGCTCGGGCCGGCCGCTGACGGCGAGGAGCGACGACGGCTCTGTGGACCCCGCGACGCCGTTCGACATGGGCGCGGGCGCCGTGAACGCGGCGCGCGCGCTGGACCCCGGCCTGGTGTTAGACGCCGGGTACAGCGACTACCTCCGGTTCCTGTGCGCGGTGCCCGGGGTGGACAACGCCGCTGTGCTGCGCGCGGTGGGCGGGCCGTGCCCTCCTCCCCCGCCgcgtgcgggggcgggggcgggggcggcgcggTGGTGCTCGGACCTGAACGCGGCGAGCGTGACGGTGGCGAGCCTGCTGGGGTCGCGGCGCGTGGACCGGCGGGTGACGAGCGTGGGCGCGCAGAACGAGACGTACATGACGTACGTGCGCGCGCCCGGCGGCGTGGCGGTGCGGGTGTCGCCGTCGCAGTTCGCCATCGCGCCCGGCGCGGCGCGGACGCTGCGGATCGTGCTCAACACCACCGCGCCGGGGAACGCGTTCAGCTTCGGGGAGGTGGTGCTCAAGGGCGACAAGAAGCACCGCGTCCGGATCCCCCTCGCCGTCTACCCCGCCGCGGCACTGAGCCCATGA